The proteins below are encoded in one region of Sporichthya brevicatena:
- a CDS encoding L,D-transpeptidase family protein — protein MRRRTAVSGSIGLSVALAIALAPNAPATPVAAPAPAAPAAVWQTCKVKLGGVSMTVPATEKTRTVVDQISRQRARLTFWVRDDTPCGFTKVVGTRKAWLGANGVMSGKTRRQGTLTTPTGTYTMTEAFGIAPNPGTALPYHRVRKGDWWVQDNNSKYYNHLRNEKQGGFAVTTRGANGSERLLDFGKQYAHVVVLNFNRAPDKRVRKRGSGIFLHVNSGKGPTAGCVSITKAQLVTILSHLQSGDRITIVR, from the coding sequence ATGCGACGCAGGACGGCGGTATCCGGGTCGATCGGCCTGTCGGTGGCGCTCGCGATCGCCCTGGCCCCGAACGCGCCGGCGACCCCGGTGGCGGCGCCCGCGCCCGCCGCCCCGGCGGCCGTGTGGCAGACCTGCAAGGTCAAGCTCGGCGGGGTGTCGATGACCGTGCCCGCGACCGAGAAGACGCGGACGGTCGTCGACCAGATCAGCCGCCAGCGGGCCCGCCTGACCTTCTGGGTCCGGGACGACACCCCGTGCGGGTTCACCAAGGTCGTCGGGACGCGGAAGGCCTGGCTGGGCGCGAACGGCGTCATGAGCGGCAAGACCCGCCGCCAGGGCACGCTGACGACCCCGACCGGCACCTACACGATGACCGAGGCCTTCGGCATCGCCCCGAATCCCGGTACCGCCCTGCCGTACCACCGGGTCCGCAAGGGCGACTGGTGGGTGCAGGACAACAACTCGAAGTACTACAACCACCTGCGCAACGAGAAGCAGGGCGGGTTCGCCGTCACGACCCGTGGCGCGAACGGCTCCGAGCGCCTCCTCGACTTCGGCAAGCAATACGCCCACGTCGTCGTTCTCAACTTCAACCGCGCCCCCGACAAGCGGGTCCGCAAGCGGGGCTCAGGGATCTTCCTCCACGTCAACAGTGGGAAGGGCCCGACCGCCGGCTGCGTCTCGATCACCAAGGCCCAACTCGTGACGATCCTGTCCCACCTGCAGTCCGGCGACCGGATCACGATCGTCCGCTGA